AATTTTCAGGAGAACGCGGTCTCCCTGGAGCCCCTGGAAAGGCAGGACCAGTGGGGCCCAAAGGTAACCAGGGGACAGACAGCGAGGAGGCCTTGAGCAGGGACCTTGGAGCTGTCTGTAATgaaatgagggagggagagacagagacagagacacagacacagacacagagagacacggcaacagagagagaaagacagtggCAGGCAGACCGGGACCCTGGGATATTCCAGGCCTCGGGGCCCCTCCCCACCATTGAGACCTGGGCGTTGTGATGCCTTAATGagcctgcagggctggggagatgCAGTGTCCAGGCCAGGAGCCCACCCTGGGACCAGCCTCTCCGTGGCCCACACATCTGGGGTCAAAAGCTCATTatcctgcctcttcctccaggagACCGAGGAGAGAAGGGGATGCGTGGAGAGAAAGGTGAGCCACCCGTGGACCCAGGCAGTTGCCTCTGCAGGCTTTGTCCAGGGGAGGGGTCTCAGAGGCCTCAGTCTGCCCGCCCACCGCCCACGTCCCTGTCAATCCAGGCTGTGGGTAGGGAGGGGTGGAAGGAGTCCAACGGGCTTTGTTGTCAGAATCCACGAGGGCTCAAACCCTGGTGTCTACAGCAGTCACTCCCAGTGGCCAGCAGGACCACATCAGTGCATAGATGGTGACACTTCAATATTTCAATTTCTGTCTTACTTATGCTCATTTATGCAAAAattgtaaaagtttaaaaaagccAAATGTGCAAGACTCTAAGACACAGTCCCACGCTCCACCcacaaacacaaatgaaaaccGGAGCCGGGGGCTGAGGGTCTGCCGATACCTGAGTCCCAAGAAACAGAGGCCAGGGCGGAGGCAGGGCAGGCTTGGAGTGACCCTGCCAGGCTTGAAGAGTTATTCCGCTGTTATCAGTGGCGAAGGCCCCACTAGGGGTCCAGTTCGTCCAGCAGGACCTGCAGCGCCTGCCACAGCCCACCCAGCTCAAGCTGCACAGCAGGGGCCTATGGACAACCGTGTGGCTGGTGCCTCTGGGGAAGTCGAGTCTGGCCATCCTTCCCTAGGCCTGTGCCATGTGTCCTGGAGACATCAGAGGAGCTGCCTTTGCCCATTCTCTATTCTGTGCTCAGGGAGCCACTGGGGCTGACCAGGACGAAGGCTCTGATTTCAAGCTTATGACAAGTGTCTCCTCTCCCCACACAGGAGATGCTGGGCGGTCTCAGTCGTGTGCGACAGGTGACTGATCACACCCTGACCTCGGTACCCAAGCCTTGCCCCCACCCCTGGGGCCAGCTGCACACGTTCACGCTACGGAATCTAAAGACAGAACCCTGTCTGCACCTATCATCCCCCCTCAATCACTTGAGTAATGGGCAGCTATCGCCTGAATCACTTCCATGACAACCTGGGCTCTACTATTATCTACCCTAGAAGGCCGGgtgcccaggaggcaaaggtgggggagacactgggaggtgggagggtcggCAGACTGGGCGTGGGCATCACAGCAGTGTGGCCCTGGGGGCCGTGTCCCTGTCCAGGCCTCGGAGTCCTGCTCGGTCTGCACAGAAGCCTGTGGCCCTGCTCCTCCCTCCGGGGCCTCCCTCCCACTGCCCCTGTCCTGCCCAGGGCCCCCGTCCTGCAGCCATTCCCCGGGTTCCCTTCCCAGGCCCACGCAACTGCAAGGACCTGCTAGACCGGGGGCATTTCCTGAGCGGCTGGCACACCATCTACCTGCCCGACTGCCGGCCCCTGACTGTGCTCTGTGACATGGACACGGACGGAGGGGGCTGGACTGTGAGTgtggggctgggcagaggcggTCAGCCTGGGAGTCCCGGAGGCCAGGCTGCACACCTGGTGGGAGAACACACTCTGGAATTCTCTATCCCCCTGGATAGCGACAATCAGAGATGATGGGGGAGGTGACCCGTGGGTAAAAGTCCAGGCCATcggggaggctgggaggggacCGGTgctctcctgctgtgtggcctggggctTGTTGCCTCTCTTCTCTGAGACCGCATTTCCTCTTTCATCCTGTGGAGTCTGTGAGGAGAACAGGTGGGCGTGCGTGTGGCACCGGCCTGTGATGCTCTGCCAACTACAAATGCTGCTCCTCTGGAGGGCGGGTCCCCGGTGCTGTGGGACCTCGGCCTGCCCCGCCTAACTCTGTATCCTGGCTTCTTCACAGGTTTTCCAGCGGAGGATGGATGGCTCTGTGGACTTCTATCGGGACTGGGCCGCGTACAAGCAGGGCTTCGGCAGTCAGCTGGGGGAGTTCTGGCTGGGGAACGACAACATCCACGCCCTGACTGCCCAGGGTAGGGCCACTGCCGCggctcaggggttggggggcCCTGAGGTGCTCCTGCTCCTTAGGCCTGGGCCATCTGCAACATAAGCACCTCTTGGCCCACAGGGGATTGGGCCCTGAGCACACTCAGGTGGCACCGGGACCTCTAAGGGCTGCGTCCCCTGCCGCAGGCTCCGGCAACATCGGGAAGGGAAACGGTTAGAGCCCTGGGCTGAAGGCCTCTTCAGGTCTTGGTCCTACTGGCATCTTAGATCCTGAGAGTGGGAAGCAGGAGAGAGACCACTGGGGCTTGGGGTAGCCTTCCCCCATCTCCAGCTGTTGATCTGCCTCTGAAGCTGGCATCTTAGTCCCATGGAGAGCCCACGCTCGCCTCCTCCAGCCCACGCCTCAGCAGGCCCCCCACAGCCGCACTCATCTGAGTGAGAGGGCCTCCCCCCAACCCTCTGGGGCAGGGGATGAGTTTCACAGCTGGTCCTGAGGCAGTCTGTGTAATGGCTGGTCCATTATCCCTGCCCACTGCCCTGTGGCATGATTGAAGGAATCCACTCAGGTGCCTCAAATTcctgcaaaagaaactacaatTATAGCTTCGCCTACTGCTGTGTTAGTGGCTCACTAACCCTTAGAAGGAGAAGGTACACTTTCAAAATGAAAGAATGCTCCCTTCCACCCAGTGAACTCCGGTGGGGCATGTTCAGTTCTCTGAAATAACGGGAAACGTGTTTAGAAACAGAAAGCCATCCCTGAGGGCCTGATAGCAACAAGGGATTTTCTGACATTTCCggttgatttttttcctggatGCCACGTTCAGGCATCCCTTAAGAATGTATCCATCCCcagccgggcaccgtggctcacacctgtaatcccagcattttgggaggctgaggctggtggatcatgaggtgaagagatcgagaccatcctgaccaacgtggtgaaaccccatctctactaaaaatacaaaaaaaaaaaaaagtagctgtgtgtggtggcacacacctgtaatcccagctactggggaggctgaggcaggagaatttcttgaacccaggaggcggaggttgcagtgagctgagatggtgccattgcactccagcctgggcaacaagagcagaactctgtctcaaaaaaaaaaaaaaaaaaaaaaaaaaattacccatccCCAGCCCTCATGCCTGGTGACAGAAAGATCTTAAAGGCTGGGGCCTTAAAATCTTTTTCCAACAGGAAGCAGCGAGCTCCGTGTAGACCTGGTGGACTTTGAGGGCAACCACCAGTTTGCTAAGTACAAATCATTCAAGGTGGCCGGCGAGGCAGAGAAGTACAAGCTGGTACTGGGAGCCTTTGTCGGGGGCAGTGCGGGTGAGTGTCTGCTTGGGGCTGGGTGGCCTGAGTGGGGCTTGGAAAGCATAGAGAACCTGGCTCTGTCTCCCCTGGTGACCTTGGGCCCTCCCCTCTCTGAATCCCATTTCTCCATCTATCAAGCAGACACTAGCATTTGTGTCTCTGTACAGCGTGGGGCTCACAGGACATAGCGGCTGGTATTCCTAAGGCTATGTCTTCTGCACAGTGAGCTGTCTGGGCAGGGCTGAGACGACCCACCAGCATCACTGCTGAAACCTGGAAGACGACGTCTTTTTCTCATGGGTGCCTTGGAGCTGTTTCCCAAACTGTGCTCCATGGAACACCAGCCTTGTGGGACATTCTTTACCAAAAGGAGTCTCTGGCTACACGATTTGGGGAGGCATTTCCTACAGGGCGTCTGCTTAGGGAATTCCCAGTGCACATTCGTTCGTGAAAGGCGCTGAGAATTGCTGCAGCTGGAAGTCTGTGTAACTAACTGCTCCATGGAGCAAGGCAGTCCCAGGGGAGCCTTGGAAATGACAGCCTTGGAGTCTGTGCAGTCCTTTCACAGGCACGATCTCACGCGTGACCTCCAAGGAAGGCAGCAGGGCAGGGAAGGTCACCCCCATTTTGCAGGTGGTAAAACCGAGGCTCAGGGGGTGACACTTCTCGGCTATAGGAGCCAGGGATGAGCTTCGGGCTCAGGGCTTGAGATCGAGGAGAAGCCCCCAGGTGAGGGCTGTCCTGAACCTACCAAGGGCCACCAGAGCCCCAGGGGACGTAGGGAGAGACCGGAAGGAGCGGCGCAGGCTGGAGGAGGGAGGTCATTCCAGGAGAGAGCACGAGGCCTGACAGTTTGCGGGAGCCCTGGAGGAAACAGGTGGTTGCTGGAGCAGGGGCCTCAGTTTGTGGAGAGGGATTTCCAGACCAGGTTGCCAGAGGTTgcctcctgcttccccttcctccaagGCCTGGGTGGGTCATTTGTGCACCTGTACCTCGGCTCATGCATTGCTAAAGTGAGGTTGGCTCTGCTCAGAGGCAGGATGTGGTGAGGGTCTCACAGTGGCAGGGCTTTTTCCGGCATCTGCAAACCCCACATTTTCTGTGAGCAGGTAATTCTCTAACGGGCCACAACAACAACTTCTTCTCCACCAAAGACCAAGACAATGATGTGAGTTCTTTGAATTGTGCTGAGAAGTTCCAGGGAGCCTGGTGGTACGCCAACTGTCATGCTTCAAACCTCAATGGTCTCTACCTCATGGGACCCCATGAGAGCTATGCCAATGGTATCAACTGGAGTGCGGGGAAGGGGTACAAATATAGCTACAAGGTGTCAGAGATGAAGGTGCGGCCCGCCTAGACGGGCCAGGACCCCTCCACACGCACCTGCTAGTGGGGAGGCCACACCCACAAGTGCTGCGTCCTGGAAgtcaccccatttccccagccAGACACACTCCCATgacacccacagctgcccctttgcCCCCAGCTCAGTCAAACCGCCACATGCCCACAACCTCACCAGAGGGAGAATTATGTTTCTAAATATGTTTACTTTGGGACAGAAAAGTTTTATCAGCTTCAATGTGTGTTTCTTGAACACCAGTGGTTTTGATCACTTTCCTGTGTCTGTTGCATGGCAGGTCTTTCCCTGGAATTTGGTAAGTCGGGAAGAGTCAGGACCCTCATTTAGCAGATGGCACTACCGATGTTCAGGGAGGTTGAGTGACTTTTGCGAGGATTTTCCACCTCCAGTCATTGACACAGGGCGATCCTCACCTCCACCCCCaagcctcccccatccccccacgcCTCACTCACAACACTTCACACTTCTTGAAAAAGGTCACTTTGGGGTCCAGAAAACACTTACTAAAAAGGGGGAAAGTTTAATAGAACTTTTCTGCTTCCCACCACGGCAGAGTTCATGCtttgggctggctggctgctgggAAGAGATAAACACTTAGCACTCACTAAGTGAGCGCCTGGTCAGCCACCTGCACAGAGAAGACTCCGAAGAGGCTTTCCTCCCACACACAGACCTCAGCTAGAGGGGACCGTGGACCTCAGTGGGAAAAGCTGCACAAGGCTTCTAGGAGATGATGGAGAAGGGGCTTCTCCAGCTCCCAGGCCAGGGGAGATTTCTCAACCACGACCTAAGAAGCATCAAAGGGAATGTGGCAAGTGTAACTCCATTCAAATCAAGAGCTCCCACTTACCGAAGGACACTAAGGGAACCAAAGGAAGGCCAGAGGGGCAGAATCACGGTGCGGCACACAAGTCTTTAGTTTTCTACTATTGCCGCAACCAGTCACCACAAAtggagtggcttaaaacaacaagaaCTCGCCACCTCCTGGCTCGATAGATCTGGAGTCCCTGGGCCTTACTGGGCCAGCAGGCAGGACTCAGCAGTGGTGGCTCCTTCCGGGGTTCTAGGGGAGAACctgcttccttgccttttccagccccAGGGGTCACTGGCATTCATTGGCCGGGactccttcccccaaccccaaagCCAGCAGCACCACATCTCTCTGACCCTTCATCCGTTGTCCCCTCTCCCCCCAAGCCCCACGGGACAGGGTCTCCACTCCTGAGACTCATGGGATTAGACTAGGCCTACCTGGATAATCTGGGATCCTCTCCCATGTCCAGGTCTCTATCCCTAACCACATcagcaaagtctcttttgccatggAAGGTATTTGCAGGCTCTGACTTTGTGTGTATTAGGGCAGGACATCTTTGGCGGGGCAGTGGTGGGGGCAGggaattattctgcctaccatgccttatacaaaaataaataaatcacaggcTCATACCTGAAAGAATTCctgcaaataataaaagaattagaGCAGCTCAGTTAAATAAAAAAAGGTATgagatgtgaacagacacttcacagaAGATGACATGCAGGGGAGCAAGGTATTTATCAAAAAGTGCTCCACTTTTCACttaccagagaaatgcaaatcagcaCCCAAAGGAGTCACTGCGGCACCCTCATCTGAGCCTCAGAAGTTAGAAAGATGGACAGCACCAGTGTCAAAGGTGACTGTGGGAGGGGGATTTGCATACACTGCTAGTAACAATGCGAATTGATGGAACCAACCTGGAAAATGGCTTGGCATCAACTGTTGGAGAAGAAGACACACAGTCCTCTAACCTGCCAGTCCCACATCAGGGCCTGGATATGGCCGTCATGTGTACCAGGGAGCATGGCCAGGAATCTTCACAGCCAAATACTCACCATAGCACCAAACTGGAATCAGCCGACATACCCATCAGGAAGAGAATGGATGTTAAAAAATGCAAGGATAGCCATTGGGTAGAACGCCATACAGCCATGACAATTACACAGTGACACCTACACACAAGGAGCATGAGTCTCACAAACATGGCAGCAAAAGGAGCCAGTTCAAGAGGGTATGTGCTATGGATTCCATTGTAGATAAAGTTTTTCGAAAGCAAAAGTAGCCAGTGGTATTTTGGATGCATATTTAGGTGGTAAATGTATacaggaaaaataagaaagtgaTTGTATTTGAGGGTGGGACCACATGGTGACTGGGAAGGGACAGGGACAAGCCTCTGGGGTTCTGGCAATGCTCTGTTTCTTGACCCAGGTGGTGATTGTAAGGGTGTTTGTTAACtagtgataaaaataattaagctGTACTTTTGCTTTATACACTTTTGAGTACATGTTATGTTCCACAATTTAAAAACTACTTATAAAGAAACTGCACATGCTTAGATCCGGGAACATGAGCTACAGGCACATCCTCCACTGATGCCCAGTGTTCTTGACTCAATACCTGTAAGGAGAGGTCCTTGTAGCCCATTGGGGGCCGACCAGACCCTACCACGCCCCTGCCACAATCTCTAGTCCATCACAAAATCCACTATTGGGATAGTACTTTCGTCCCTCAGTAGGTAAGCATTTTTACAACCTAGGAAGACTTAGCTTTAAGTCTAGAAATGattagtataaatataaaatataaatatgattaatataaatataaaatattcatatttctaaAAGCCATAGAAATATgccttttagtttgttttttgagacagagttttactctgccacccaggctggagtgcagtggcgtgatctcagctcactgcaatctccacctcccgggttcaagagattctcgtgcttcagcctcccaagtagctgggatcacaggggcacacaaccaccatgcccagcaatttttttgtatttttagtagagatggggtttcgccgtgttggccaggctggtcttgaactcccgacctcaagtgatccagccgcctctgcctcccaaattgctgagattacaggcgtgagacactgtgcctggccaaaatatgcCTTTTGTATTAAGGAATCTGGACAGGTTTGATTTTTCACAGTCTTGTGATGTTTAAATAATTTGGCCTATTATGAAGAATCTCACAAATCCAATATAAAATGTGGAACTAACTAATCAAAATCATCTTGTAATGTTACATGGAAATCTTAGTGCGTTTATACACAGTATTGGCATATTTAAGAGACTTTGAGCTCATTGCATTTCTAAGTTAAATTATTAGATTTCTTAAGATTTAAGttaaattattagatttttaaagattaattaGTGCTAAGGAGGGTTTTCTCATTAGACAGCTGAAATGCCGCAGGAGAAATTCGAGTGTATTCCACTTCTTATtgcaattttaaatgtttgaagtTATTTAAAGAACTAAATTTATGGTATCCAAAAGCTCTAAAAAGGTGACTCTTAAGATTTGCAGGtcttataaatagaaaaacaagaactgtaagccaaacttaaaatattcaggaTGAATTGAGTTTTTGAATGTGTAGCTTTCAGAAACTGAACATTAATTTTAAGAAGcaaagcaggctgggcacagtggctcacgcctgtaatcctagcactttaggaggctgaagtgggtggatcacttgagatcaggagttcaagaccagcctggccaacatgatgaaacctcctctctactaaaaatacaaaactccgccagaaatcgcttgaacccgggaggtggaggttgcagtgagctgagatcgtgccactgcactccagcctggggaacagagcgagattccgcctcaaaaaaaaataaaaataaaaataaaaagaagaagaagaagaagcggccaggcgcggtggctcacgcttgtaatcccagcactttgggaggccgaggcgggcggatcacaaggtcaggagatcaagaccatcctggctaacatgatgaaaccccgtctctactaaaaatacaaaaaaattagccgttcATGGTGGGGGATGCctatcgtcccagctactcgagaagctgaggcaggagaatggcgtgaacccaggaggcagaggttgaagtgagccgagatcgcgccactgcactccagcctgggcgacagagcgagactctgtctcgaaataaAAGAAGCAAAGCAAGCTTATGAAGAGATGAAGAGTCTTTTCCCATCACCAATTCCTCCCCAACTCACATCAGCAGAACTGAGAGAGCTTTTGTGATTTGAGGGATGAAGCTGAATGGGTGAAAAGAAATCAAGCCCTCCTCCTCTTGGGCCAGTGCTCTTCTTCCCGGCCATGGGACCTCTCCAGTAGGAGTGTAGGCGTGGGCCCATCCAGCAACATTTGGGCATTCGTGGACATCCACATAGTgttgtttctgttcttttcctctccttcctcatcttctctcgtctttgttgaatatttttattatcccgTCACCTCCTCTATCAGCTTATAACTTGTTCATTCTTTTCCTATCTTTTGGTGTTTATGCTTGCGATTGCAATATATAGCCTTGATTTTTTACGGTATACTATAAATTATTCCTTCTACCACTTTACCAATGAAGACTTTGAAACACCTCTAACTACATTAACTCCCTTCTGCTTTTTATGCCATTCTTGCCGTCATGctatgatatatttatttaaagtccTGCAAGAAATGGCTATTAGTATCGTTTTGTGCAGTCCGTATTCATTTTTACCACATTTTTACACTTTATGTTGCCCTTTATTCcttcttctattttattattattattatttttggtgtgAGATCATCTTCTTGCTGCCTGacaaactccctttcatatatattttttatttttattttttgaaacagggtctcactctgtcccccaggctggagtgcagtggtatgaccttagctcactgcaacctccacctcctgggctcaaacaattctcctgcctcagcttcccgtgtagctgggactacaggtgtgcaccaccacgctgggctaatttttgtattttttggtagagatggggtttcgccatgttagccaggctgctcttgaactcctgacctcaagtgatccacccgcctcagcctcccaaagtgctaggattacagatgtaagacaccgtgcccagcctcatataTTTTTTGATGAAAGTCTGCTGAGGATGAATTCTGTCCACTTTTATTCtctgaaaacatctttattttgcctCATTTTAAATAGTATTTAGATTGGGTGTAGACTTCTATATTGCCAATTAGTTTCTTTTAGCACTGTAAATACAGATGTCCAGTATTTTCAGATTCAGTTATTTCAGCTGAAAATCTAGCTGAAAGTCTTGTTGCTCCTCTGAAGGTAATAtgacttttttcaaaaaatacatttataagattttttttctttgccttgatAGTTTGGCAAAGGCGCCTGGATGAGACTTTCTCTGAATTTGTCTTGCTTGGGGTTCATAGAATCTGTGACTTGATGTCTTTCATGAGTTTTGAAAAATGCTAGCCATTATCTCTTAAATATTGCTATTACTCTACTCCCTCTTCTCTTTCAGATATTTCAGTTACACCAATGGCCAATGTTTGCTCGTGTCTCATATGTCTCTTCTTCTAGTTTCtggatttgtattcttttttccttttcacattcAGTCTGGATATTTTCTGCTGACCTATATTCCAGTTCACTAATAATGCTTTTCACTGTATCTAATTTGCTTATCAATAGAAAACCATCGATTGAGTTATTAATTTCGGTTATAGAATAGCCAGTGTAGGCTCCAATGCTTGGCTCCACTTCTCCACTTTTTCACCTATTTTTTTCACCGTCATCCATTTTCTTCAACACACCAGTCAGAGTcgtttttaaagacattttaaacacCTCAGTGGCCTGTAGATCttatcttctgttttttgtttctttttaatcttaGCTTTTCGGCACACTTGGAGGGTTTTGACTAAATGCTAGACATAGTATTCAGGAAGGcagagaggattttttttaagtcagattttttgaggtataatttaatACAGTAAAATTCACCTATTTTGGTTCAGTTCTAAGAGTTTCCTCTGTGACTTTTCCTTTGGCCCATGGCTTATTTAAAATTGTGTTCTTTTACTTCCAAATTATTTGGGATTTTTCTAGATATCTTTCTGTTCTTGATTTCTGGCTTACCTCTATCAGGGTCAGAGAACAAACTTaatatgatttcaattattttaaatttgccaatgtttattttatggcccagaatatggtctatGTTGATGAAAGTTCAATTTGAacttgaaaagaatatgtttTATGCTGTTGTCTACTGAAAAgtctatatataaaaaatagattaataaaCTGATTAATAGCATGGTTCACCACTTTCGTagccttactgattttctgtttagTCATTCTGTTGATTGCTAACAGATTCTCTAACAGAGAAGTATAAGCTTTCTAACTATAATGGTGGGTTAATCTGTTTCTCGTTTCAGTTCTAGCagattttttctcaatttttg
This genomic window from Pan paniscus chromosome 11, NHGRI_mPanPan1-v2.0_pri, whole genome shotgun sequence contains:
- the LOC100994951 gene encoding ficolin-1, whose product is MELSGATMAQGLAVLLVLFLHIKNLPAQAADTCPEVKVVGLEGSDKLTILRGCPGLPGAPGPKGEAGAIGERGERGLPGAPGKAGPVGPKGDRGEKGMRGEKGDAGRSQSCATGPRNCKDLLDRGHFLSGWHTIYLPDCRPLTVLCDMDTDGGGWTVFQRRMDGSVDFYRDWAAYKQGFGSQLGEFWLGNDNIHALTAQGSSELRVDLVDFEGNHQFAKYKSFKVAGEAEKYKLVLGAFVGGSAGNSLTGHNNNFFSTKDQDNDVSSLNCAEKFQGAWWYANCHASNLNGLYLMGPHESYANGINWSAGKGYKYSYKVSEMKVRPA